In one Paenibacillus sp. JQZ6Y-1 genomic region, the following are encoded:
- a CDS encoding methyl-accepting chemotaxis protein codes for MKVRTKLIAILIILVGAIIGTGALSVVTITQSIQQSNLLQSKMELQQNMKQLEFVLAGLSNDERGYLLTGDNDYVEGMQKKIKQIQSTQTLVQQSSASAPYTSDIQTIDSTFTKILDLNAKLLSLRPTDLTAAESVHFGEERSLRKQVLGPAVDNVVSLLQTEVQQLKQASDQQAHQRNFILLAVIIIASLVGIILGILLLRSILKPLHLLNSQMNAIAEGEADLTRRIDIRQKDEFGTLAESFNRFVASLRDIVSQIGASSEMVAASAEQFSASAGQSKATSGQVAESMQVIADKAGHQTRQLERNTAALQTSLDKLSAITVNTTSMADFSRTMRDQAESGEQSISKVGQQMNSINHSVLQTDQSVDTLASHAAQIDTMTTLINQIATQTNLLALNAAIEAARAGEHGSGFAVVADEVRKLAEQSADAASQIKELVVRIQTETQSAQSYIQLVKEEVHTGTELTGTTVQQFRQIVTAAEQISGQTRQIADNAVQMNRDFTDSSLMLQEVNAGTRDISGSTEEIAAATEQQLASSEEILHSAASLTTLATELQTLVHRFKVAE; via the coding sequence ATGAAGGTCAGAACAAAACTCATCGCTATTCTTATCATCCTTGTCGGCGCAATTATTGGTACGGGAGCTTTATCGGTTGTTACCATCACTCAATCCATTCAACAAAGCAATCTGTTACAGAGCAAAATGGAATTGCAACAAAATATGAAGCAGCTTGAATTTGTACTTGCTGGTTTGTCTAATGATGAGCGCGGTTATCTGCTCACTGGCGATAACGATTATGTAGAAGGCATGCAAAAGAAGATCAAGCAGATTCAATCCACGCAGACGCTTGTTCAGCAATCATCTGCCTCGGCTCCGTATACATCAGATATTCAAACGATTGATTCTACATTCACCAAAATTCTGGATCTGAATGCTAAATTGCTGTCACTTCGTCCTACTGATCTGACAGCAGCCGAAAGTGTACACTTCGGCGAAGAACGCTCACTGCGCAAGCAGGTGCTCGGTCCAGCAGTTGATAACGTAGTCAGCCTGCTGCAAACGGAAGTGCAGCAACTCAAACAAGCTTCCGATCAGCAGGCGCATCAGCGTAACTTTATTTTGCTGGCGGTTATCATCATCGCTTCACTGGTAGGTATTATTTTAGGCATTCTGCTGCTGCGCTCTATTTTGAAGCCGCTGCATTTGCTGAATTCGCAGATGAATGCGATCGCGGAAGGCGAAGCTGATCTAACACGCCGTATTGATATTCGTCAAAAAGATGAATTTGGTACGTTAGCAGAGAGCTTTAATCGTTTTGTCGCTTCTCTGCGTGATATTGTTAGCCAGATCGGTGCATCGTCAGAGATGGTAGCCGCTTCTGCGGAGCAATTTTCCGCTAGTGCCGGTCAATCCAAAGCCACCTCTGGTCAGGTGGCGGAGTCGATGCAGGTAATCGCTGACAAAGCGGGACACCAGACCCGTCAGTTAGAACGGAATACCGCTGCTCTGCAAACCTCACTGGATAAGCTTAGTGCCATCACTGTCAATACTACTTCCATGGCGGACTTCTCACGCACGATGCGCGATCAGGCAGAATCGGGAGAGCAATCGATCAGCAAGGTTGGGCAGCAAATGAACTCAATTAATCATTCGGTCCTGCAAACGGATCAAAGTGTCGATACATTGGCAAGCCATGCTGCTCAGATTGATACGATGACTACACTCATCAATCAGATTGCAACTCAAACGAACCTGCTTGCTTTAAATGCTGCCATTGAAGCAGCACGTGCGGGTGAACACGGCTCCGGTTTTGCCGTTGTTGCAGATGAAGTGCGCAAGCTAGCAGAGCAATCTGCGGATGCTGCCAGCCAAATCAAGGAGCTAGTAGTACGCATCCAGACAGAAACACAATCTGCACAATCTTATATCCAATTGGTCAAAGAAGAAGTGCATACTGGTACCGAACTGACAGGTACTACTGTTCAACAATTCCGTCAGATTGTCACAGCAGCTGAACAGATTTCCGGTCAAACGCGTCAGATCGCTGATAATGCTGTCCAGATGAACCGCGACTTTACCGATTCATCGCTCATGCTGCAAGAAGTGAATGCTGGTACACGCGACATTTCGGGCAGTACAGAGGAAATCGCTGCCGCAACCGAGCAACAACTCGCATCCAGCGAAGAGATTCTGCATTCGGCAGCTTCGTTGACTACACTGGCAACCGAGCTGCAAACGCTCGTTCACCGCTTCAAAGTAGCTGAATAA
- a CDS encoding MFS transporter — MEELPASSAFQQLLQPLRQSKAFLYLWLGQLIAVLGSSVTMIILPIVIYNLTGSATLMGLAMTIYMLPNVIILPISGWIVDRTDRIRLVMFTNTVRFLLMLTVAILIFTGHLSMTLLYVALALYGLMDGIFNPAYSALRAEVFTPDIRNAANALSQMSIQAVRLLGPALGGLIITFASAASGFALDSLTYLLSLLCFIALSKHFVSAHRKKMATAASTSSSAQATASAENGPSLWADFMEGFRILMGQQWLWITIVIFSLLNICYQGIIVVLIPWLFKVNYGFTPVIYGLAMAGVGAGAVLGAIVFGSRSRWQRRGWIGYGGALLSGIALLLLTVVSSPPLLIGVMVLEGFGMMMFALVWETSLQELVPTESFGRVVSLDMLGSFALLPVGYLLVGWLADHMGGIWTITLFGSTGIALLMIGLCIPGIRRFN; from the coding sequence ATGGAGGAGCTGCCCGCCTCCTCTGCATTTCAGCAATTGCTACAACCGTTGCGGCAGTCCAAAGCATTTTTGTATTTGTGGCTGGGGCAATTGATCGCAGTGCTGGGCAGCTCAGTGACGATGATCATTTTGCCGATTGTCATTTATAATCTGACCGGCTCGGCGACGTTAATGGGATTGGCAATGACGATCTACATGCTGCCCAATGTGATCATCTTGCCTATATCGGGCTGGATTGTAGACCGCACCGACCGCATTCGACTTGTGATGTTCACCAATACGGTACGCTTTCTCTTAATGCTGACGGTGGCGATTCTGATCTTTACCGGTCATCTGTCGATGACTTTGTTGTATGTGGCACTGGCATTGTACGGATTGATGGATGGTATCTTCAATCCTGCCTATTCTGCGTTGCGAGCTGAAGTCTTCACACCGGATATTCGCAATGCTGCGAATGCGCTTAGTCAGATGAGTATTCAGGCAGTCAGACTGCTAGGACCGGCGCTTGGCGGATTAATCATCACGTTCGCCTCAGCGGCAAGCGGATTTGCGCTGGATTCACTGACGTATCTGCTATCGCTTCTTTGTTTTATTGCACTGAGCAAACACTTCGTATCAGCGCATCGGAAAAAGATGGCGACCGCTGCGAGCACATCATCGTCAGCTCAGGCAACGGCAAGTGCAGAAAACGGACCATCCCTGTGGGCGGACTTCATGGAAGGATTCCGCATTCTGATGGGACAACAGTGGTTATGGATTACCATTGTGATCTTCTCACTGCTGAATATTTGTTATCAGGGTATTATTGTGGTGCTGATTCCATGGCTGTTCAAAGTAAATTATGGCTTCACACCAGTCATTTATGGGCTGGCGATGGCGGGTGTCGGTGCAGGTGCAGTACTGGGCGCTATCGTATTCGGTTCACGTAGCCGCTGGCAAAGGCGTGGTTGGATTGGTTATGGCGGTGCTCTGCTGAGCGGCATTGCGCTGTTGCTGCTGACGGTTGTGTCCTCACCGCCGCTGTTGATCGGCGTCATGGTATTGGAAGGATTCGGTATGATGATGTTCGCACTTGTCTGGGAGACGAGCTTACAGGAGCTGGTACCGACGGAGAGCTTCGGTCGTGTGGTCAGTCTGGATATGCTTGGTTCGTTTGCCTTGTTGCCGGTCGGTTATTTGCTTGTAGGATGGCTGGCTGACCATATGGGCGGTATCTGGACAATTACATTGTTCGGTAGCACAGGGATTGCTTTGCTCATGATTGGCTTATGTATACCGGGGATTCGACGTTTTAACTAA
- a CDS encoding DUF3817 domain-containing protein: MGNILKTLRLVGHVEAVSYLLLVLIAMPLKYFANMPLAVTYVGMIHGVLFVAYVAAILLTLILRKLTIKQAILGLIASVLPFGPFVFDQYLDRQQAADVPQTEIQKG, translated from the coding sequence ATGGGGAATATCCTGAAAACGCTGCGTCTGGTCGGTCATGTGGAAGCGGTCTCTTATCTGCTGCTTGTGCTGATCGCGATGCCGCTCAAGTATTTTGCCAATATGCCGTTGGCGGTTACATATGTGGGCATGATCCACGGGGTTCTGTTTGTTGCTTATGTGGCTGCAATTCTGCTGACACTGATTCTGCGCAAACTAACCATCAAGCAAGCGATTCTGGGCCTTATTGCTTCCGTGCTACCATTCGGACCGTTCGTATTCGATCAGTATCTGGATCGCCAGCAAGCTGCGGACGTACCACAAACGGAGATTCAAAAAGGATAA